A window from Candidatus Zixiibacteriota bacterium encodes these proteins:
- a CDS encoding prepilin-type N-terminal cleavage/methylation domain-containing protein, with protein sequence MLARNLKGRQGFTLIELVVIIVVLGILAAIAIPKLFSVTEEAEKATVATMVANLESSLSIYTAKQFVNGSPIATHNPFDDLSNVPSNYKGPNDPVTTANTPDGNWSWRPTGNWIMYNPRTNVSGGWLNGGERFIIYQVQAVVEGTDTVGLRLTTTPAYAYTW encoded by the coding sequence ATGCTCGCGAGAAATCTCAAAGGTAGGCAAGGTTTCACTCTTATCGAACTGGTCGTAATTATCGTAGTGCTTGGCATCTTGGCGGCGATTGCGATTCCGAAACTGTTCAGCGTGACCGAAGAAGCCGAGAAAGCGACGGTGGCCACAATGGTCGCAAATCTCGAGTCTTCATTGTCGATTTACACTGCCAAGCAATTCGTCAACGGCTCGCCGATTGCAACTCACAATCCATTTGATGATCTTTCAAACGTACCGAGCAATTACAAAGGACCGAACGATCCGGTGACCACTGCAAACACTCCGGATGGAAACTGGTCATGGAGACCGACCGGCAACTGGATCATGTACAATCCGAGAACGAATGTCTCGGGCGGGTGGCTCAACGGCGGCGAAAGATTCATTATCTACCAGGTGCAGGCAGTAGTAGAGGGTACCGACACAGTTGGTCTTCGCCTAACGACGACGCCGGCATACGCGTATACCTGGTAG